TTGTCACAAGACTTCTTACAATCTATGCCATCCCATGATTCGCTAGAAACTGATGGAAGAGCGTGATCTAAGTCATGATCCATGAACTGACCCCACTGCATTACCATATGCGTGATTCCACCATCTGAAGTTACGTTATGAGTGGTTATTAGCGTTGTGGAAACTAAACGCGCAGAAGGTTTCGGATATCCATAGTAACGGCGATTTTTTTCCCAACCGACTGGTGATGAAAATCCATTCTCGTAAATTGGTTGTAAAACTCTACGGAATCCAGTATAGGAAGAACCCCAGGTTGGATGTCGTAAGTTGTTGCAGCTGCCATCTATGCTACGGTACTTATTGTGATAGCACATGTTTGTACAATTCTGACGATGTCTGTGGCCTGTGCATCCAGATAACCTTTCGATTTCTCTAACCTATGGAATGgttgaaatttgttaataacttaaaatattattatacaaaaattaactaAACCATAACTCAAACACACCTGTTCCGCCGTTAGAATTTCCTCATATCGGAATTCAGTGCTGGTGTTCGCACTCAGGCCAGAATTTACCATTCGTCGTATATTTACGAGCgttctttcgaaaatttcagcAGGTCTGGCAGCTGCACGACCGACTGCATCTGGAAACCGCGCGAGTCTCAGTGGATTCGTCCGCGCAGATCCGCTAAGAAGATCTATCAGCGTGTTATTTATGGCTCGATCGATCTCCTCGGTTGCATCCTTAAAGGCTCTGATCACAAGAATATCTGCTGCTTCGGGCTGGCGAACGCGTACCAACGCCTGGGCGGTTGCTCGACCATATTGGTTCACGGCGGAGCATTCATATCTATATACACAATTCTTGACTTATGATGGTGAAAACAAACATACATCGCAATATCAGAAACCCGTTAAGATgttgcatttaaaaatttactttactttcaaatttacaCTACTATCAAATTTACTTTAGCTCgtctattatattacaaaatattattagtggttattacataataaccCCTTGtcatttcaacattttttgaaAAGGCACTAGTTTGTCTATTCATtttgttaaagtaaattttcctACACTCATCTATATGTCATAGTTATGACAATATTTATGTCTATTCTCATATATTCCTGGATTTTTCTACTATATTCTATTCAAGGTTATAGATCataaatcatttaatattttcctatattttttaaataaataacacaaGAAATGCtaataaaaagtatcaaaATTCACCTTCCAGTATCGGCAGCAGTAACATTATAAAGATACAAACTTCCCCCGCGCGATACACGAAATCTAGACCCTTCAACAGCTGTACCATCCTTCTTCCACTGTATCACGGGTTTAGGAAAGCCTTCTACTCTACAGGGGATTTCTATAATGGCCCCAGATTCCGCCTCCATATCGCGTGGCTCATACGTTAGCTTAGGAGGACTATAAGACTCATCTACTACCCTCAGATCCGCGCTTGTTTCAGCGTATCCATTAGAGTTTTTCGCTTGGCAAACGTATCTAGCTGAGTCTGATTCTTTTACAGCAAATATTCTCAACAAACTTCCTTCGTCTTCTATGGCGATACGACCACCAACGTCTAATTTTTGACCATTTCTCCACCAATGAATAGTTGGTGCAGGACGACCATCCACTTTACAGATAAAAGAAGCATCTACTCCAACTTGGACAGTTTGTGACTCAGGCAACTCGGTAAATCTTAAGGATGGTGATACTGTGATTACTGCTCTGGCCTTTCTTGATTTCGTAAAGCCCATTTCGCTCTTGGCCATGCATTCGTATTCACCAGTGTCTTGTTCCGTTACATCTGATATTACTAATGTTCCATCATCCTCGATCACATAACGGTTCCCATCGGCGGATACTTCATTAGAGTCCCGCATCCACTTGATTTCCGGTATCGGGTCTCCTATTACCTCGCAGGTGAAGCTGATGGTCCCTCCCAGCCTGACCTCTACATCCTGGGGACCGTTCATTATACGTGGCTCAGCTGAAAAACGAAAATGAGaatttaagaataatttatagttaaataattgtataatcgTATTAGTAGGTATATTAATGGTTTGTAACATTGGAGtggataaaatttttcatttgcttttaactctctataataaaattttgttccctTATGTAGATTTATGTTATTAGAGATCTTTGTTTGcttatgtaaatttatgttattggagatttttatttatctatgttattaaatatatacataaaataatatacatctatattattaaaaattttacttactATAACTCTACATTAAGCaaataatattggaataaCTAAAATTCTTTTTGCTTTTAGTTTTCTTACTTTGTTAACTTTGTTTACATACAATtacattaacaaaaattataattgattaCAATTTCTCACTTTAATCTAAAATGTAGTaataatagttttaaaaaattgtttaatactaaataaatttttttatttttaattgcgttTAAAAAAGGGAGTAGCTGAACTGTTTGAAATCAATTTAGGCATGGTTGGTATATTTACCAAAGGTACTAATGTCAATCTGTTAAAAACTGGTACATGCGTGTAGCTGTAGCCAAGTTTATTTGTAGTTGTCTAGATATGTAAAATGATTCGTGTTTTTCACTCTGATCTAATTTGAAACTGATATGATTAGACAGTTTGACATAATTGTGTTAAATAATTCACATCAGAGTGTTCTTTAAATAGACACAAGAGAATGATGTTTGTTTTTATACTTAATATACTTTTTGCCTTTCATCGAACATGTGTGACTAGGTAATCGAGGATAATCGAGAAAACAGACGTGTCATTCCCAGTCAGACTCTCCCCACTTTGTCTTCATCACCATCAGCAAATTAACTTTCTCACTAAAAAGTTTCTAACTGTAAAAACCAACTGTAACCCGTGATATTTTCTAATGTCGTAAAACAAAGTTCTCTTAACGCCATTAAGAGCGATGCGTCTCGCGAGAGCCATAAAGGAGCGCAGTGGTTGATACTTCCTCTTGTTTGtactttatttcattcgatctTTTTGTTCGTATGTATGAAATCTCAAATTTTAACCACGTGATTTTcaactatttaaaatatccaacaaaatattttgcagatttaaattacttttacgtttgaactaattattatatctatcCACTTTTCATCTCTTTATATGTGTATTTCTATTccttattttttgataaatagaaattctgaaatatgcaatattttttagttatttcaatattaattacttgcaaataaaattgtcaaataagTTTCAATACTTTGTTACCCATACTAAAGTTAAAATGACTTCATTTCTTTTCACGAAAAAAATCCTAAACTATGTATCGTAACTTTAGTGCTATACCTAGATCTATGTAACCCTACATTTTCTTATCGTTTCAACGATCAGGTGTAATAAGGATGGTTCAATTACTCAACTGCAATGAAAATCGTTCATCGACATGCTTGTCAACGATCTTCCCTTCATCTCATTGGGCGACTGGCAAAAGGCTGCCATCTCGGATGGTTTGTTTTGAAGCCTCTGCACCAGCCAGACCAAATTACAGTCGCAAACGAGAGCATTGCTATCTAAACGAAGACGCGTCATGGGTCCCACATTGTGAAAAGCGTCCGCTGGTAGATGATGCAGTAGGTTGTTATGCAAGAAAAGTCTCTCCAACGATGGCAAATCATTGAATGTGCCCTTTCTAATTTCTTTCAGATGGTTGAAATGTAGATATAATTGTTCTAAGTTTGGCAGGCCAGAAAATGCCCCTGGTGAAATTCGTTCCAAACGATTCTTATACAGATAGAGGATCCTTAAGTTTGATGCACCTTCGAAAGTTCTTGGTAAGAGGTGTTTGATGCGATTGTCGTTCAATAGAAGTGTGTGTAAGTCGGATAGACTGTGGAAGGAGCCAGGTCGAATCTCGGCTATGTTGTTGAATCGTAGATCactgtaaaattaatttagctTCGTTAAtgtaacagaaatatattaattacaaagaatatattccaaataagataaaaataagatatgtttaatgataatacaatattttaattatatattagtaaCAGGATATTTAGAATAGAAGTAgactatttaattattatatattgatcTAAATTGGGAAATTAATccaattttgttaatataatagaacGGTTTTATAAGTATAGAAAAAGTATAGAATATGAAGAgatgtaatatacataaattatagaaGTTATTTAATAGATGGACCATCTTCCCacaatggaatatttttaattactaattgaCGCAATGGTAAAAACATAGAAGTTATGAATTGCGAGAgaatatacaaagtatataaaatcaaGATTGTGAAATGGAGAAGAAGATCGAGAAGAGTAGGAAGAGTAGGAATTTAGTGGAGGTGTCTTAAATACTCTGACATCACTTCAATTTCTCTCCTACGACATCAGTGTATTTTAAACTATATCTCACTCTTACATATTTTGTGATCTGTTTTAAGTTCTGCTTTATCTAATATCTCCCTCCCGTCAAAATCTCCATATAATCGAACAACAAAAACTTTCATTTAATCTATTCTACAAACTTGAGCCGAAGACAGCAAAGAAGCTCCTAATTTCAGAGATTACGCAGAAAGATCGCTATGTCGACTGACTCTTATGTTCCTCTCACAATTGAGCAATAATCGTGCTCCAAGTATCGATTACAGCCGCAATCGACTTGACAAGAGCTCGCGAACCAACGAAGGAACTTTAACTCGATTGTTCGAGGAAACTCAAAATAATTCCCACTGGAAGTTGGTCAATTGCAACTCCTTCTAATGAACCctttgatttataatttttttcctgAGTATAGGTCAGAGCTAATTATTTACTGCTTTAACActttatttaaagaaagatattaaaatattagatagaAATTGTATTCAATAGtccataattttataattgcaaattaaatttagagttaacatttcaaaattcaacTAGAGAGTTGAAAATTTGGGAAAGagttaaaattaatctttgatACAAGCAGAGCTTCTCTTCATTGTAATTTGATCCTTAACATTAGAACTATCAGTGactaaagtataaaatttggattaaaatgaaaagtatatgataaaatatataatacaataggAAAAATAAGCCCTTATCCATATGTGTTACGAAGAACCATTAAAATCTCCAAAAATGTGATActacaaatgtataaaatctctatattttagtaattctGATATTAAATCGCGAGCGTGActcgatattataaataggACAAAtgcttaattatttatcgaacgaaCATAGATTTTACAAATCCCCTGTATTTTGTCAAGAAGCAATAACAATCAATGTGTTAGGCATCATTACACGATTCACCGCTACAAAGATCGCCAGAGCCATAGAGTGCGAATCTCTTAATTAACGATTTTACTCGACTCGTTGCACATTATTTCCTCCGTCTAAATTGTCAGGCGAGTTCTCGGTTCAACGCGTCTGTATTTTAACCTCTTTATCGCTCCAGCTGATCTTCCAGAGCTTCGTTCCGTGGCGAACCACCGACCAGACGAACGAAAATGGAACGATCCGTGAGTAGAGCCGACTGCTCGCGACACACTACGGCATAATAAAAGATTCTTCTGCTAGAAAGCTTTCACAAGCAACCACGTTTGTATTCTGCTTCTTATTTTTCCGCATCGTGCACCTTTTCATTCAtgtttttctcaatttcttgCCATACATGGTAAAGACGAGGGAATGGTTATGCCTGGAAAGAAGaatgggaaagaaaaattgtggaaaatattaaaagtgaaAGAGGGATCCGATGAACTATTCGACTTAGGTATTGTTTGATATTTAGagagaataaatatatctgaCGTGAATAGtgataatttgataattatccAATTATCTTTATGAGtcatataatagtaatatttatgtgtgatattaatatacacTGAGTCACTTAGGTAATCTTCTTTCAAGCAATTATTATAAGTATTTGCAGTGATTCGTTGAACAAATTACTCTATCAATTATATCTCCTTACTTCTTTTCCTGTAAAATTCACCAATTCtacagaaaacaaattttactctAAAAGCAAGCTTTAACTGTCGatatacattatgtatatttctacCAAGAATCATATTAGCTAGAGAAACATACagaaattatcataatattcaCTAGTTGGGTATACTACCATACTATGTCGTTTCCTAGGCGTTCTtcgaatatcataaatatcttCCATATTTTCTATCACAACATTTCACCTAGAAGAAGATTATAATAGAAGGTAGTTCTCTTTTTGTcaacatttacattttcttcgttcttcttccttAATGCTATTTCCATCCTTAAATCACGATCTCATCTTGgaatatattaatgtaaagTATCCAAGAGGAAATATCGATCATCCTGAttgataaaaaggaaattacaTATCTAATGCGTACGATGTACTATGGCAGAAAAGGAAgccaataaaaatgataatgagctggaaataaatttactttcacTGCGGCATGATGACTTTGCTATTTTACTTTCGGattgacataaaatattaatggtGGGCATTATTTAACTCTGTCGatcgttataattttctcCGTAATTTGACATCAATGAGATCggttcgataaaaaattattgctatTTTGTATTAAAGGCCTATCatgtcgatgaaatttatgacAGCCAATAGTGACATTATTAGCGTACATTCAGAagttatatttctaaaaatattcaataatgttgatttttcgatttatgttcttttaattttattcagcAAATTCTGATATCAAGATGACGTCATAGTTTGTCATTAGTTCTATTCATGATTCACACGTACTTATATGGAATTACAACGTTTGCGGTTTTTCTGACAATTCTTGTTTGTGCACTTCCTTCACTCGGTCAACTTAAGCTGtaacttaaatataattatctttacaTAAGTTGAAAccttgaaattgaaatgaataaaaaattaaatttataagaaaaaacaattttgttttgaatcattattaaagtaatatatcATTCaactttgttaaatattaaatatataataacattattaaaatattcataattatcatggaatagaaaaattgttaaataattgaaatggaaaattaaaaccgaaagtattcgatattccaaataaaatgaataatacaaaataaaatatttacgacgttttttccaataattttatcgCAAATAATTCCAAGTCCTATATCCTTGTATCTTGTATAAACttcagaataattttttcaatgtgTATTCACGACTTAATTGTTTAGACAGCAGTCGCTGGATCGGGAGAACTTTTATCTCGAAGGCATATCGGTAATTTAACAAAGGTGTGTTTATTCAATGAAGTCAGGACAAACCCCACTTAATGGTACTCGATATTCAGGTCAATATCCATAATAGGTATACCTGCGCCGATCGATCCGGATACCGTTCATTTCATCATTTTAAAAGATTCTCGGTCCACGAAATTACGTGTAACGCCCAACGCTTGCAGCttctaataaaatacttgCTCAACTTTTAATCACTATCTCCTtcttcgttataaattataagcaATATCCgctctaaaatattatacatttaattatgaCAAAAACTAatgcaatgaaaataatttgtatgaaatacaaatttttgccTCTAGTTACTTTCAGTttacttataatatattaaatcttaCTTGTGAAGTATCTAtcataatatgaaattttaatgaagcTTAGTTTCGTTtgatatgttatattatagtCATCTTTAAGAAACATCActttaaataaagttttactTCGATTAAAAACTTCTATCATCAATCTTGAAGACATGTTCAGAGTTGTGCTTCAACCTCCATCATCTTGTCTATTTCATTTAAAGTTACTATATTACTTTCGTTTATCTAAAATCGACTTATGAACTTctagaattttattcaatttgtcCTCATTAGATGTTACTTTAccttaaaattgtatttatcattttacattttttttcttctgacATGTtcatattatttgtattagaaataattctcGAAATAGGTTATAATTAAACtctatcaaaatatttgaaaaataatctctACTGCCATCTGGTGATCAGTTGCTCCACCCTTATTGGaatatattagattgtccgaaaagtttctttcgttttataaggaaataatagacgcacaatgttttttgttttatattagtttattgaattatgcacgaacgtaataatagaaatataacgaaatggatcatacctaattcaataaaataatgtaaaacagaaattgttgtttatctaatattaccttatgaaacgaaagaaacttttcggacaacctaatattttcaaacatatcATTGGCATATTTCCATTCGTTAAAAATGTGCAAAAACATTTACGTTTACAATGGTTTGATTGTATTATACAAATGCTTGACTAGACTCGAATTAATCGTCGTAACGAGCGACCCTACTTCATTGTCTTGGTAAGGATACTTGAACTTAACGAGACCATTTTATCCGATAGAAAAAGTAGAAACCATCAAGGAGTCATCGTATTGCCTATGAATCGAAATGCGATTCGAACCCCTCTCCACATAAAAACATTCAGCCCCTTAACGAAcagtaattttattcatactCTATTTCGTATGCTATCTATTTAATGGGAGTTAGTCTGATAGATCttcattattcttttttaccaatttttacGACTAATCTCCAAACACTCCGTGTCTGCGCTGGTTACAAACAGAAAATTGTAAtgtagcaataataataataataataagaagaagaagaagaagaacaacaacaacaacaacaataataataatataataaaataataataaatagactaCACAGATATTTACgcatttattgaatatttaaagagtacttgttataatacttagtagatgaaataaatttctacttaaattccattttttttagatatgtTCGTAACAacataaaaatgcataaaaatctgcagcaGAATAATAGCTAATCACAAGaagtataaatatgataaCTTATATACcagaaaattatgttattatcCAAGAAACTATAAACTATTCCGGTTCATAGTTCGAATGCAACTGAATTATTTGAAGACAATGTCTAAAGTTAGATTTACATAAATGTTTGTGTTAGGTGTGTGCCATAGTTTCAGAGGCAGTTAAGTACATGTGTCCATACTGTTTTGACTACGCATTTGAGTGCGCAACTGCGCAGTTGGTAATTTGATCCATCTTTTTCATGGACCGATGCTGTAGGATCAACAATTTTCTCAATTCTTTTGTGAGTACACTACATGTAATCAACAGTTGATAACTCCAACTCTGtcactgaaaatattatagtgTTACCTCATTGCAATATTTGGACTTAGCACATaggaaaaaaagattaaaaattgtaatgcTTTCCTTATTACGAGACAATacaattagtaataataaaaaaattaatgaaaatagcGTCAATTAAAAGAAAGCTGTCAAGATTAGTTCATATGCTCATAGAGGGCGGAGGAGTTTAACTATATCTGTCAAACGTCagctattttttaatataaacgaTTCATTGTAAGCGAGGAAGAAATCGTACGAAATTCGTTGCACAAATTTGTTCTAAACAGATTTAACATCGCTAGAAGGAAATCGATCATGCTAAAGTGGACGAAGCGGCAGAGATCTTTTCAATTCGAGGAATGCTGTTTGTTTTGTACGTTTTATTTGACGTTCAACGACAGGACTAATTTATTATAGCGATCTAGTGGACAAGCGAACGGGATTAGAATTTTGCGCAATTCTCGTTTGTTAATAGAGGAAGAAGTTCCATTGCAAGAGGAAATACTTAGCTAGAATGTTATTTGTGATTTTCGAATTTCacttaaaaagaatttttcttttactttttcaataaTCTAAAGttccttaattatttttattaaatatccttTTACTTTTTCCATTAGAGGTTATAtgataaaagttaaataattgataaactCGCTTATCACTTCtgtttgcaaataatttgtagacgatgaaaaatgtaaattttctactctttttaaaatgtttgtttcaCTGTTCAACGAGCTTTTAATTATGTAACATAAAGCTTTTCCATTgttcttattaaattatctttttaccCATTTTTAGAAAGAccaagaaattaaattttttcactAGAGGTTATgtgacaaaaattaaatacacaaTTGATAAATTTGCTTATATTGTTCccgttttaaaataattatcagtCATTAATAGAGCATGAAAATAGTAAATCTTCCAATTTGATAAAGATATTACTTTAGAAAGTTATAGTGGGCTAAAACAGAATATCTTCTTTCGCAAGACGACGAAGAGTTTG
The DNA window shown above is from Bombus pyrosoma isolate SC7728 linkage group LG7, ASM1482585v1, whole genome shotgun sequence and carries:
- the LOC122569861 gene encoding peroxidasin, which encodes MRLVLSVVCSLLLILPLSNADQWQNGRNVECPHKCMCFGNTVRCMFQKLNRVPRVPTNTTVLDLRFNNIAEIRPGSFHSLSDLHTLLLNDNRIKHLLPRTFEGASNLRILYLYKNRLERISPGAFSGLPNLEQLYLHFNHLKEIRKGTFNDLPSLERLFLHNNLLHHLPADAFHNVGPMTRLRLDSNALVCDCNLVWLVQRLQNKPSEMAAFCQSPNEMKGRSLTSMSMNDFHCTEPRIMNGPQDVEVRLGGTISFTCEVIGDPIPEIKWMRDSNEVSADGNRYVIEDDGTLVISDVTEQDTGEYECMAKSEMGFTKSRKARAVITVSPSLRFTELPESQTVQVGVDASFICKVDGRPAPTIHWWRNGQKLDVGGRIAIEDEGSLLRIFAVKESDSARYVCQAKNSNGYAETSADLRVVDESYSPPKLTYEPRDMEAESGAIIEIPCRVEGFPKPVIQWKKDGTAVEGSRFRVSRGGSLYLYNVTAADTGRYECSAVNQYGRATAQALVRVRQPEAADILVIRAFKDATEEIDRAINNTLIDLLSGSARTNPLRLARFPDAVGRAAARPAEIFERTLVNIRRMVNSGLSANTSTEFRYEEILTAEQVREIERLSGCTGHRHRQNCTNMCYHNKYRSIDGSCNNLRHPTWGSSYTGFRRVLQPIYENGFSSPVGWEKNRRYYGYPKPSARLVSTTLITTHNVTSDGGITHMVMQWGQFMDHDLDHALPSVSSESWDGIDCKKSCDNAAPCFPMDVPPGDPRVNNRRCIDFIRTSAVCGSGATSLLWGSLTPREQLNQLTSYLDASQVYGYDDALARDLRDLTTDHGLLREGPAIPGHKPLLPYANGQFVDCRRNPVESSINCFVAGDIRANEQVGLLAMHTIWLREHNRIARSLRDMNPQWNGEKLYQEARKIVGAEMQHITYQYWIPHVFGRTAEELLGSYRGYDPNLDASISNVFATAALRFGHTLIQPQLQRLNESFQPIPQGPLKLRDAFFSPWRLVEEGGVDPLMRGMFGTAAKLKLPEENLNSELTEQLFHTAHAVALDLAAMNIQRGRDHALPGYLEWRRFCNMSYVETFEDLTGEIRSARVRQKLKELYGHPGNIDVWVGGVLEDQLPNAKLGPLFQCILLEQFKRTRNGDRFWYESPTVFKPEQLAQIKQTSLARILCDNGDNINRIQPNVFLLPEGDNKFVTCDDIPYVDLRVWSECCDGCEDQSNTILRFRRSAAKYLPSQNSFSLKDTSTQSQSEKIEYLERTIEETEQESRKVIDLVESLSHKIKELRSLLEDVKKSK